One window from the genome of Nicotiana sylvestris chromosome 9, ASM39365v2, whole genome shotgun sequence encodes:
- the LOC104246311 gene encoding uncharacterized protein: protein MDLDFALTEQKPDELTTTSTADEKARYEKWMKANKLSLMIMKRSISDHIKGAIKDNGNAKDFLSAIGQKFLVSDKADIGSLIDSLSTIKYDLVGSVRDHIMKLVNIATKLNNLGVTITDDFLVHQSLMSLPEQFNQLKTTYNAENDKWSVDELITVCVVEEGRIQKEKVESVVNFVSLSRSADYPSYKEKVDPNFTKRNMIILIIQVVIVVILISLVLTKVSLIILLVLKL, encoded by the coding sequence ATGGACCTGGACTTTGCATTGACTGAACAGAAACCTGATGAACTTACAACTACTAGCACTGCTGATGAAAAGGCTAGGTATGAAAAATGGATGAAGGCTAACAAATTGAGTCTTATGATCATGAAGAGATCCATTTCTGATCACATAAAAGGTGCAATTAAGGATAATGGAAATGCAAAAGATTTCTTGAGTGCCATTGGACAGAAATTCCTAGTATCTGATAAAGCTGATATAGGTAGCCTAATTGATTCCTTGTCCACCATAAAGTATGACCTTGTAGGTAGTGTCCGTGATCACATTATGAAATTGGTTAACATTGCTACCAAACTGAACAATTTAGGTGTAACCATTACCGATGATTTTCTTGTTCACCAATCTCTAATGTCCCTTCCTGAGCAGTTTAACCAACTTAAGACAACCTATAATGCAGAAAATGATAAGTGGAGTGTTGATGAGCTTATTACTGTTTGTGTAGTAGAGGAAGGGAGGATCCAAAAGGAGAAAGTTGAGAGTGTAGTGAACTTTGTTAGTTTGTCTAGATCAGCTGACTATCCCTCTTATAAAGAAAAGGTGGACCCAAATTTCACAAAAAGAAACATGATCATTCTCATCATCCAGGTGGTAATAGTGGTCATACTAATAAGCCTGGTGTTAACCAAGGTCAGTCTCATAATTCTCTTGGTCCTCAAGCTGTAA